The window TCCTTGGTATAAACATTCATGCATTCCTTAACCACACTAAAATGTCCATCTCCTAACATGTTCCCTCTCGTAACGTATTTGCATGGCGCAGTACCTGGGCTCTTATCCAAGACAGGCCACGGAACGTAATCATCTGCGACTTTCCCCTCAGAATCTGGAGGAGTCGCTACAGCAGTTGTTGTTACCGAAGGCAACTGAGCAGTAGCCATCAAGTAATTTTTATTAATTTAATTGTTTTCTATACAGTTCTTTTGTAGGAAACTAGAAGATTGAAACGCCTCCAATTTAAATACATAATCGAAATTAGAAAATTGCAAATCTCACCAGATGATGTCGCAAACGACACATGCAGTAAACAAGAATGCTCGGGGGTGCTATCAGTAAACAGCAGACAACTATCTCTGCGATTTTTTCAGTTCTGGTTGCGCTTTGTCGTGATTTCTTCCAACACTTTGATGGAGAAAGTACGGTTTTCCCTTTTTTTCCGGTCCAAGCCCTCGAGTTTCCCCGAACTTCTTCCGATAATAATCCGAATGAGTGAGGTTGTTCCATGTGGGGACGTAGTTGTTCCTGCGGATAAACTGTCGTTGGGGGAAGTTTCTCCGCAGATGGGGCAGCCATCTgcattcaaaagaataaagGATAAAGTATTAAATAAATAATATTATTAAAAGAATTTTTGTTGGCATGTAAGACATGCAGACATGCACTTGCTTAGTAGCTAGTTTTACTTTAAATTCCAGTGCTTCAAACCGGAGTGCGAAAGTGCAGCACAGGTTGTTCTCAGTTCTGGAATTGGTAAGCAGTATCTTGTACTTTTGGAATGGGGGTTTTCTGGTTCTGTCTCCATGTTTAGTGACACAACAACACCTTTCTCAGTAATCGGGTATTGGAAGAAACCTTTCTCTGCCAATTTTTTGGTTGATTCTTCGCGGTAAAGACCGGTTGCCGGGGAGACAATGCCGGGCATAACTTTGTCTCCAATCTTGACGTTGTATAGCTTAGCTAAGTACTCATTCTTTAGCGCGTTCTCGACTGGAATGATATCGGACCAGTTTCTTCTATTCAGGAAACATTTCTCACGGCGGTTACCGGCTCCAGAGACTTCAATGTTAAACAATGGTACAGCGTCTTCGTCAGTTTCGTGGTCGAAATGGTGTACATTAGCCTTGGATTGCAACAAGGTGACCATTGGGTTTGGTGGTGGAGTATTGACCACAGCACTGGAGATTACATTGAACATCAATCTCAAGTCATTCTCTGGTTCGTTGTCTACCTTGGCATTGTGCTTTTCGTCTTCACTGGTATTGTACAAATGATGTCTGTGCCTCTTGGTCTTGAACCTGCCGATAGACGCGAGGTGAACGTCTCCGGATAGAATAGTGACCCTTACACCGTACTTGGCACCAAAGTCTTGCAAACGGCCCATCAACATGTTTCTTTCCTTTTTGTGGTGTCTGGCACACCAGTGATCGTTCAAATCGTCTAGCAACTCAATATCACCGTTAAAATCATTAACCAGACCACTTGCAAAAgctgttcttcttgataaCTTTCTTAAGGGAGATAGTAGCCTCGAGGAAAAGATCCATTCCATTAGTACCATTCTGGGATATGCGATGGGAACACCAAGCATGACCATTAAATGATCCATCTTGGCGGCTTGAGCTTCTTGAGCAAGCTTCTTAAATACAATTTCATAAGTCGATTCGCTCACAATCTCCTTTAATTTTCTCTCAGTTCTACAATCTAAACCGAGAAGACCCATCGTGGGGCCGATCCTGGTGAAAACAGAGTGATTAACCTCTTCGATGTACGGACTGGGCTTTTTACCAAGCAGCCAAATTGGATCTTCTAAATATGCTTCACGTTCATTTAAACTAACGTGATGTTGGAACAACATGTAGTATTTGTAGGCAAATTTACCAATAGAGCTGAAAACATCAGTCTTCATAAACGTATCTGAGTAAGAACCAAACCCATCGATAATATCGTGGTCGTCCCAAATATTGACCGAAGGAATTGTAGCCATTGCATAGGGGAAACATTTTTGAGTACACTTAGATTTTGGTGTTGAACCTCTCCAGTGACCATATCCATACCATTCGATATACTCTCTCAAGTAAAAAGCATCCAATTGCCTCCGAAATTCTGCATCCACCTTTGTTGTAAACTTGTGTAttaatttcttcctctgagCCCATTCCTTTACTTTCTCACAGAAAACTTCAATACCATCTGAGTAGATTTGATCACCTCCTCCAAGCATAACGTTATAACGGACTTTAGCATGtttattcaagatatcaaacCACATAGACCCTTTAAACTTGGTAGTGTCGACATTCAAGGAGAACCCATTACATGAATAAGAAATTGTGTTGAAATTAGTAGTCTTCGAAGGAATAAAAAACCGATAGTGCGGTTCATTCCGTCCATCAACACTATATTTCACCATTTGCTCAATATCAGCTAGTGGAATCTCAATATTGTATCTAAAGAAACGATACACGGACTCATCccaagtttcttcatgaaaCAAAGTGGACTCAAATTCTCCATTGCGAGGTTTACTCGAAACTTTTAAATCAGATTTTAAAGAACAGCCCACAGTGAACTGAATTCTTGGGACGGCATCCTGCAAATCCCGTGTAACAATTAACACAGATCCATTATAAATTCCCAATTCATAATCTACTTTTTTTAATCTCAACACAGGTCCAACAACGATGCCACTAGATTCAATAGGTGAACCCTCGACACAACCATTACAACCCACCACGCTCTCGGCATAAAGCGACTCGGGATCCCAAGAATCAAACCAATTTTCACCGAAACTCATCCTGCTGTGCTATAATCAGCTAAGTACAAGCTTTAAAACTGGTTTAGGAGTGAATTGTAATTACGAAGGCATTCTTCAGCAAACATCAACATGGCGCTAGTAGACTTAGCCTTGTCGCTACCCTCCTTGTAACTACAAttaaaaaaattttcaaaggcgatgagctgcgatgagatgaaaaattggtgaTATATGGACAATTGAAGGCTTTGAGAAGTGGATTCAGAGGTTCTTGAGAGATCCAGTTAGGTGATATTAAGCATGAGTGAGAGTAGGAAACGTagtgctgaagaagagagtatggaaaatgatgatgtggTTGAGGAATTCAGTGGGTTAAACCTTTCTGACGCTACGATGAAGGCTGTTGAGAAGATGGGGTTTAGTAGTATGACTCCTGTACAAGCTAGGACTATTCCTCCGCTTTTGGCGGGCCGGGATGTGCTTGGAGCAGCAAAGACTGGGTCTGGTAAGACTTTGGCGTTCTTGATTCCTGCCATTGAAAGGTTACATTCGTTGAAATTCaagccaagaaatggtaCGGGTGTGATTGTTATTACTCCTACTAGGGAACTagctttgcaaatttttggagTTGCCCGTGAATTGATGGAGTTCCATTCTCAGACATACGGGATCGTTATTGGAGGTGCGAACCGGAGACAAGAAGCAGACAAGTTGGCCAAAGGTGTTAACATGTTGATTGCTACACCTGGTCGTCTGTTGGATCATTTGCAGAATACCAAGGGATTTgtattcaagaatttgaaagctttagTGATCGATGAGGCGGACCGGATCTTGGAGATCGGGTTCGAGGATGAGATGAGACAAATTATCAAGATTTTACCCAACGACGATAGGCAGTCGATGTTATTTTCCGCAACGCAGACCACGAAGGTCGAGGATCTGGCTAGAATCTCGTTGAGACCAGGCCCATTGTTCATCAATGTCGTTTCGGAGAAGGATAACTCAACGGCAGATGGGTTGGAACAAGGCTATGTCGTTTGTGATAGTGACAAGAGATTCTTATTACTGTTCTCTTTCCTcaagagaaaccaaaagaagaaagtcatcGTATTTTTGTCGTCTTGTAACTCTGTGAAATACTACGCAGAGTTGCTCAACTACATCGATTTGCCCGTATTGGAATTACACGGTAAGCAGAAGCAACAAAAAAGAACAAACACTTTCTTCGAATTTTGTAATGCAGAGAGGGGGATTCTGATCTGTACCGATGTCGCTGCAAGAGGTCTAGATATCCCAGCGGTCGATTGGATCATTCAATTCGATCCTCCTGATGATCCAAGAGATTACATTCACAGAGTTGGTAGAACTGCTAGAGGTACCAAGGGTAAAGGTAAGTCGCTTATGTTCTTAACGCCAAGTGAACTCGGGTTCCTAAGATATCTAAAAGCCGCCAAGGTTCCTTTAAATGAATACGAGTTCCCAACTAACAAGATTGCCAACGTTCAATCTCAATTGGAGAAACTGATCAAATCTAACTACTACTTGCATCAAACCGCTAAGGATGGTTACAGATCATATTTACAAGCATACGCATCGcattctttgaaaactgTTTACCAGATAGATAAATTGGACCTCGCCAAGGTTGCGAAGTCCTATGGTTTCCCAGTACCTCCAAAGGTCAACATCACGATAGGAGCTAGCGGTAAGACCCCACAGGTCAAGAAGCGTAAAATAAATAAAAATTGAGGAAACTGTGGGTTATATAATTCAAGATAAAGTGTAAAGTATTCAACCATGAAAATTATCGAAAATTAGCAAAAGTTTTTGGCTATCCGCCATGCTTATTCTCACGGTTCATAAGAAGTTATGATGCTCAATACTCATTTATTCTTGCTTTATTCTTTGTCTTGtagagcttgaaaatttttcgtCTTATACGCATCGAAAGTCAAAACTATTAATTTAGACATCGAGTTGATCAGTTAGAAAAACAGCACCAGATCCTCCATCGATATGTCAGTGCAAATAGCCTTTGATAAGGTAAAAGGAAGACAACAAGCTCTTTCCCTTTCCAACAATTTAAAAATAACTCTGGCTCTTGAATATGCTTctaaagatttcaagattgcAGTTAATGAAGAGTTGGAGGGCCCACAGTTGATCAATGGCGATAATTTACGTCTAATTGACACTGATGCTATACTGAGATATATCTTGAACGATtttgaaggtcaaagaAGCGATGAATACCACTATGCTTTGTCATC of the Torulaspora delbrueckii CBS 1146 chromosome 7, complete genome genome contains:
- the TDEL0G00640 gene encoding uncharacterized protein (similar to Saccharomyces cerevisiae YGR266W; ancestral locus Anc_5.39) yields the protein MSFGENWFDSWDPESLYAESVVGCNGCVEGSPIESSGIVVGPVLRLKKVDYELGIYNGSVLIVTRDLQDAVPRIQFTVGCSLKSDLKVSSKPRNGEFESTLFHEETWDESVYRFFRYNIEIPLADIEQMVKYSVDGRNEPHYRFFIPSKTTNFNTISYSCNGFSLNVDTTKFKGSMWFDILNKHAKVRYNVMLGGGDQIYSDGIEVFCEKVKEWAQRKKLIHKFTTKVDAEFRRQLDAFYLREYIEWYGYGHWRGSTPKSKCTQKCFPYAMATIPSVNIWDDHDIIDGFGSYSDTFMKTDVFSSIGKFAYKYYMLFQHHVSLNEREAYLEDPIWLLGKKPSPYIEEVNHSVFTRIGPTMGLLGLDCRTERKLKEIVSESTYEIVFKKLAQEAQAAKMDHLMVMLGVPIAYPRMVLMEWIFSSRLLSPLRKLSRRTAFASGLVNDFNGDIELLDDLNDHWCARHHKKERNMLMGRLQDFGAKYGVRVTILSGDVHLASIGRFKTKRHRHHLYNTSEDEKHNAKVDNEPENDLRLMFNVISSAVVNTPPPNPMVTLLQSKANVHHFDHETDEDAVPLFNIEVSGAGNRREKCFLNRRNWSDIIPVENALKNEYLAKLYNVKIGDKVMPGIVSPATGLYREESTKKLAEKGFFQYPITEKGVVVSLNMETEPENPHSKSTRYCLPIPELRTTCAALSHSGLKHWNLK
- the HAS1 gene encoding ATP-dependent RNA helicase HAS1 (similar to Saccharomyces cerevisiae HAS1 (YMR290C); ancestral locus Anc_5.40), whose amino-acid sequence is MSESRKRSAEEESMENDDVVEEFSGLNLSDATMKAVEKMGFSSMTPVQARTIPPLLAGRDVLGAAKTGSGKTLAFLIPAIERLHSLKFKPRNGTGVIVITPTRELALQIFGVARELMEFHSQTYGIVIGGANRRQEADKLAKGVNMLIATPGRLLDHLQNTKGFVFKNLKALVIDEADRILEIGFEDEMRQIIKILPNDDRQSMLFSATQTTKVEDLARISLRPGPLFINVVSEKDNSTADGLEQGYVVCDSDKRFLLLFSFLKRNQKKKVIVFLSSCNSVKYYAELLNYIDLPVLELHGKQKQQKRTNTFFEFCNAERGILICTDVAARGLDIPAVDWIIQFDPPDDPRDYIHRVGRTARGTKGKGKSLMFLTPSELGFLRYLKAAKVPLNEYEFPTNKIANVQSQLEKLIKSNYYLHQTAKDGYRSYLQAYASHSLKTVYQIDKLDLAKVAKSYGFPVPPKVNITIGASGKTPQVKKRKINKN